From a single Nicotiana tabacum cultivar K326 chromosome 8, ASM71507v2, whole genome shotgun sequence genomic region:
- the LOC107825928 gene encoding uncharacterized protein LOC107825928 yields MGRKSCARRWWRFGQYHSSKEVVAESVASAMSGPSFFLFSDSQSPLSRNPSSSYVENTTENVELEGGKGKNINVASVDETPYLSLPDTNSEPVIGDVPVTDKGKGKVVEDSELGGSRREFVPETETQPVDVDCSDDSQLKKRKIGVAPKKIKLMFCLRFKKMVVDSLVLSISSCCCQPNLLKPELLCVISDFHFALDDFVRDLVFRPVDSGGEKQVWKEWDRCWDFLVPIDLDYKPKVDWDTNCHVIHQLKANLSKRQLRLFKKTCFGYFLDLPPMIVQIRVMHHSLMREVHHEVKNEMRFVVNDSRLRFGLGEFALVTGLKCKGYTSIESIAENRLISKYFETASVTFAQLADCFKKKKWETDDDALKIAVLYFVNNFLFSQLKTKAISRSYIDLVESGNFNNYPWGIDVYKATIDSCSNKFQDKPSFYRLGGFRLALQTWLYECFPSLDGHFADHLGNNKLLRILKWVVLGQIHNERVALQMCSLQRKQLKNITPTDDEKKQFYVRGLSFEIEVECTDSQPSQPDSFQVFGTQLPKTQSMPESTGGDSQPTNAEVMKELQALKLFVENKFEEVLAAIGRQSVKPEGNSAHKQQDDDLRSAPFVNEHDFGLDSNFELSASAIDQITAITQQETYKQSSHDIKKSGPAPLPSGIPVQTRADVVIESNTAPQAYRVDGVGQVDVGGSNVNLSSAPCQHGGDLHLDSDFEYTDSQLDLIASITQGGRRNVNQSGNDLTTRAVNKSKLDQSVSRNIVQIQTDVETTPAVLTRKRRPAAVKQSPYRNDWQSGVSAVGGSSKVIKGRFPFVNDISETVDFKLTTAFSNFVEANMQLGEEVYLPGDQKLEPCFDFEVEQIDDKTFFHTLNYSGRPLSSSHLNIIFYYLRKKAKYGINMPIKVTTTDTLFNNIIQRVFTEFVKGGKQDHLIDRSDDIMEYMKGFRMHCNTPWHQVDHVLFPINLALDIGVCVIPQEMFLFSIEFYNQRSDIVVENGLHMGKKLIDPFDIELITNLPTQQNSDCGVYVACFAEYIIEDLPIPVANFDVDGLRARFGILLWHYGRNKQLHGESSESEAPVAPKKTRGKKRKK; encoded by the exons TGTGACTGATaagggaaaaggtaaagttgttgAGGATTCTGAGTTAGGGGGAAGCCGACGTGAATTCGTGCCTGAAACAGAGACTCAACCAGTAGATGTTGATTGTAGCGATGATTCTCAattaaagaagagaaaaattggTGTCGCACCCAAGAAG ATTAAATTAATGTTCTGCTTGAGGTTTAAAAAAATGGTCGTTGATTCACTAGTGTTGTCAATCAGTAGTTGTTGTTGTCAACCAAATTTATTGAAGCCAGAGCTGCTCTGTGTTATTTCTGATTTTCACTTTGCATTAGATGATTTTGTACGTGATCTAGTGTTTAGGCCAGTTGATAGTGGTGGGGAGAAGCAAGTATGGAAGGAATGGGACCGT TGTTGGGATTTCCTTGTGCCTATTGACTTAGATTATAAACCAAAGGTTGATTGGGATACCAATTGCCatgttattcatcaattgaaaGCGAATTTATCAAAGCGGCAACTTCGACTGTTTAAGAAAACATGCTTTGGCTATTTTTTGGATCTACCACCAATGATTGTGCAGATTCGTGTTATGCACCATTCGCTTATGAGAGAAGTACATCATGAGGTTAAAAATGAGATGCGGTTTGTAGTGAATGATTCTAGGTTGCGGTTTGGCTTGGGTGAATTTGCACTTGTTACTGGGTTGAAATGTAAGGGTTATACAAGTATAGAGAGCATAGCAGAGAATaggttgatttcaaaatattttgagACTGCATCCGTGACATTTGCCCAACTAGCAGACTGttttaagaagaagaaatgggaaaCGGATGATGATGCGTTGAAGATAGCAGTTCTGTATTTTGTCAACAACTTCTtattttctcaactcaaaacaaaGGCTATTTCACGGTCTTACATTGACTTGGTTGAGTCtggtaattttaataattatcccTGGGGTATAGATGTTTATAAAGCTACAATTGACTCGTGTTCCAATAAGTTTCAAGATAAGCCTTCTTTTTATAGACTTGGTGGCTTCCGGTTGGCTTTACAGACTTGGTTGTATGAATGCTTCCCAAGTTTGGATGGTCACTTTGCTGATCATCTTGGAAACAACAAACTTCTACGAATTTTGAAATGGGTAGTCTTGGGTCAAATCCATAATGAGCGAGTTGCTTTGCAAATGTGTAGCTTGCAACGCAAGCAG CTAAAGAACATCACCCCAACTGATGATGAGAAGAAACAATTTTATGTGCGTGGTCTAAGCTTTGAAATTGAAGTTGAGTGCACTGACAGCCAACCCAGCCAGCCCGATAGCTTTCAGGTTTTTGGCACTCAATTACCAAAGACACAAAGTATGCCTGAAAGTACTGGAGGTGATTCCCAACCTACCAATGCTGAGGTAATGAAGGAGTTACaagctttgaagctttttgtAGAGAACAAGTTTGAGGAGGTGCTTGCAGCTATTGGTAGGCAGTCAGTGAAACCAGAGGGAAATTCAGCG CACAAGCAACAGGATGATGATTTGCGTTCTG CCCCCTTCGTAAATGAGCATGATTTTGGCTTGGATTCTAACTTTGAACTATCTGCATCTGCAATTGATCAAATCACCGCTATTACACAACAAGAAACATATAAGCAGTCATCTCATGATATTAAAAAGTCGGGTCCTGCTCCGCTGCCATCAGGAATCCCTGTACAGACACGAGCAGATGTTGTTATTGAGTCTAATACTGCTCCACAGG CATATCGGGTTGATGGTGTTGGTCAAGTGGATGTTGGTGGAAGTAATGTGAATTTGTCTTCTG CTCCATGTCAACACGGGGGTGATCTTCACttggattctgattttgaatataCTGATTCTCAACTTGATCTAATTGCTTCCATTACACAAGGAGGGAGACGTAATGTAAATCAATCTGGAAATGATCTGACAACTCGTGCTGTAAATAAGTCTAAACTTGATCAGTCGGTATCAAGAAATATTGTTCAGATACAAACAGATGTTGAAACTACTCCTGCAGTTTTAACACGGAAAAGGCGCCCCGCAGCTGTAAAACAGTCACCGTATAGGAATGACTGGCAATCTGGTGTTAGTGCAGTTGGGGGATCCTCGAAGGTTATCAAAGGAAGATTTCCATTTGTAAATGACATTTCAGAGACGGTTGATTTTAAGCTTACGACTGCATTCTCAAACTTTGTTGAAGCAAATATGCAATTGGGAGA GGAAGTGTATTTACCTGGTGATCAAAAGCTAGAGCCTTGTTTTGACTTTGAAGTTGAACAGATTGATGATAAGACGTTTTTCCATACCTTAAACTATTCTGGCAGGCCGCTCTCTAGTTCG CACTTGAATATTATATTCTACTATCTTAGGAAGAAGGCGAAATATGGAATTAATATGCCAATCAAAGTCACAACTACAGATACTCTTTTTAATAATATCATTCAAAGGGTTTTCACAGAATTTGTAAAAGGTGGGAAACAAGATCATTTGATTGATAGATCAGACGATATCATGGAGTACATGAAAGGATTTAGGATGCATTGCAATACTCCATGGCACCAGGTTGATCATGTCCTTTTTCCAATTAATTTGGCATTGGATATTGGGGTGTGTGTCATTCCACAAGAGATGTTTTTAT TTAGTATTGAATTTTATAACCAAAGAAGTGACATTGTAGTAGAAAATGGTCTGCACATGGGAAAGAAGTTGATTGATCCTTTTGATATTGAACTGATTACAAATCTGCCAACACAGCAAAATTC AGATTGTGGAGTATATGTTGCTTGCTTTGCAGAGTATATTATTGAAGATCTTCCAATCCCTGTTGCCAATTTTGATGTGGATGGTCTTCGAGCTAGGTTTGGTATATTGTTGTGGCACTATGGGAGGAACAAGCAGTTGCATGGCGAATCAAGTGAATCTGAGGCTCCAGTAGCACCTAAAAAGACTCGTGGAAAGAAACGCAAGAAGTAG
- the LOC107770601 gene encoding putative anthocyanidin reductase, with product MEEEKLKSYCVTGGSGFIGSWLVRSLLQMGCKVHATVRHPEKSLHLMKLPGANDRLRLFKADLREEGSFDEAVRGCSGLFHVAAPMEFGVQATENVDSYVQENVVEPAIQGTLNVLKSCLKSNSIKRVVFTSSISTVTARDSYGNWTPLVDESCKIPVQHVKHTKPSGWVYVLVKVLTEEAAFQFAKENGIDLVSIITPTVAGPFLTPTVPSSIQVLLSPITGDPELLAILSGVNSRMGSIALAHIEDICCAHIFLMENTKAEGRYICCARSWAMSQVIDHLTKEYPSPALDRQARGGHDLVMPSEISSKKLRDLGFSFKYNIDDIIRDTISSCMDNGFLPSIQKGTSSPPVHRPSSSCGAPLIS from the exons ATGGAGGAGGAGAAGCTGAAGAGTTATTGTGTAACAGGAGGCAGTGGCTTCATTGGTTCATGGTTGGTTAGGTCTCTCCTTCAAATGGGTTGCAAGGTCCATGCTACTGTGCGCCATCCAG AGAAGTCATTACATCTGATGAAGCTGCCCGGGGCCAATGACCGGCTGAGATTGTTCAAAGCTGATTTAAGAGAAGAAGGGAGCTTCGACGAAGCAGTGAGAGGTTGCAGTGGTCTATTCCATGTTGCTGCACCCATGGAATTCGGAGTACAAGCCACAGAAAATGTTG ACAGCTATGTTCAAGAAAATGTCGTAGAGCCAGCAATCCAGGGTACCTTGAATGTTCTGAAATCCTGCTTGAAATCCAACTCTATAAAAAGAGTTGTTTTCACATCATCAATCAGTACAGTGACTGCCAGAGACAGCTATGGAAACTGGACACCTCTTGTGGATGAATCTTGCAAGATACCTGTCCAACATGTTAAGCACACAAAACCTAGTGGTTGG GTTTATGTACTAGTAAAGGTTTTAACGGAGGAGGCAGCATTCCAATTTGCAAAGGAAAATGGCATTGATTTGGTTTCAATAATAACACCAACTGTAGCTGGTCCGTTCCTCACTCCTACAGTTCCTTCAAGCATTCAAGTTCTCTTGTCACCAATAACAG GTGATCCTGAATTGTTAGCTATACTAAGTGGTGTGAACTCAAGAATGGGATCAATTGCATTAGCTCATATCGAGGACATATGTTGCGCTCACATATTTCTGATGGAGAACACAAAAGCAGAAGGACGATATATATGCTGTGCCCGGAGTTGGGCTATGTCTCAAGTTATCGATCACCTTACAAAAGAGTATCCTAGTCCTGCTTTAGACAG GCAAGCAAGAGGAGGACATGATTTGGTGATGCCTTCCGAGATATCTTCAAAGAAATTGAGAGATCTGGGATTTTCTTTCAAGTATAATATCGACGATATCATAAGAGATACAATTAGTAGCTGTATGGATAATGGCTTCTTACCTTCTATTCAAAA GGGAACAAGTTCGCCTCCAGTACACCGTCCGTCCAGTTCATGCGGTGCACCTTTAATTTCGTGA